A stretch of Acropora muricata isolate sample 2 chromosome 7, ASM3666990v1, whole genome shotgun sequence DNA encodes these proteins:
- the LOC136921824 gene encoding uncharacterized protein: protein MPHKPVVREAAATTRVRMVFDASAKPHYLESSVNDCMHKGPSLQPLLWDILLRARMSPNLLIGDIEKAFLQIGIKAEDRDAFRFLFTLGGREEHFRFTRVPFGAESSPFILFAILNYHYDQQEEEFKETTETLRKNTYVDNLMKTGHRSEELKQFKKEATEILEKAPFPIHKWESNLPELESDDMANPGKILGHNWDKRKDTLELPVQQFSDEQPVTKRAILSHLWSMYDPLGIISPTTAEGKRIYREACDEKKGWNTEVSPMLTNQWLNWTKQLKNIIVPRSIATDIADTKAVHLHVFADASNLACCAATVALVEHESGLIKGLLASKSRISKRGISIARLELISGHMAANLARNICHALKRWSVETVTVWMDSMVALYWILNPGKSWKVFVANRVRKMAQITEEVGIQWKYCP, encoded by the coding sequence ATGCCTCACAAGCCAGTGGTCAGGGAAGCTGCGGCCACCACAAGGGTCAGAATGGTGTTTGATGCCAGCGCAAAACCACACTACCTAGAAAGCAGCGTCAATGATTGTATGCACAAGGGACCCTCCTTACAGCCACTCTTATGGGACATACTACTGCGAGCAAGGATGTCACCAAACCTGCTAATCGGAGATATTGAAAAGGCTTTCCTACAGATAGGCATCAAAGCGGAAGACAGAGATGCCTTTCGGTTCCTGTTCACGTTAGGAGGGAGAGAAGAACACTTCCGATTTACAAGAGTGCCCTTCGGAGCTGAATCAAGTCCATTCATCCTGTTCGCGATTCTCAACTACCACTATGATCAACAGGAAGAGGAGTTCAAGGAAACAACAGAGACGCTGCGAAAGAATACCTATGTCGACAACTTGATGAAGACAGGTCACAGGTCCGAGGAACTGAAGCAGTTCAAAAAGGAGGCTACTGAAATATTGGAGAAGGCCCCATTTCCAATCCACAAATGGGAGTCCAATCTTCCCGAGCTGGAGAGTGACGACATGGCCAATCCGGGCAAGATACTAGGACACAACTGGGATAAACGAAAAGACACGCTGGAATTACCTGTACAGCAGTTCAGTGACGAACAGCCAGTCACGAAGAGGGCCATCCTTAGCCACCTTTGGAGTATGTATGACCCTCTCGGGATAATTTCGCCTACCACAGCAGAAGGAAAACGAATATACCGAGAAGCATGTGATGAGAAAAAAGGATGGAACACGGAAGTATCGCCGATGCTGACAAACCAGTGGCTCAATTGGACGAAACAACTGAAGAACATAATTGTTCCAAGGAGTATAGCGACAGACATAGCTGATACCAAGGCTGTACATCTCCACGTCTTCGCAGATGCTAGCAATCTGGCGTGCTGTGCCGCTACCGTCGCATTGGTGGAACACGAATCAGGCTTGATCAAGGGACTTTTGGCGTCCAAATCAAGAATCTCCAAACGGGGCATATCGATCGCTCGACTAGAGCTGATCAGTGGCCACATGGCGGCGAACCTGGCACGAAACATCTGTCACGCATTGAAGAGATGGTCAGTGGAAACCGTAACGGTATGGATGGACAGCATGGTAGCCCTGTATTGGATTCTGAATCCAGGGAAGTCTTGGAAGGTATTCGTGGCGAACAGAGTCAGGAAAATGGCCCAGATAACAGAAGAAGTGGGAATTCAATGGAAATACTGTCCGTAA
- the LOC136921825 gene encoding uncharacterized protein: MENCEWYEGPQWLLRKEDWPEQPNISCSSKSQGEERPVKEIVAYSNEQKTDEWDELLARRPYWKVLRITAWVLRFKANTLWKSQKAKKVSGPLHTAELKAARDYWVRKLQRSVSENMERPGWKLVKEEKSGILKWAVRAEAYPTCPHSSETFGVANTLAALREEWWIPRLRALVKKLIRRCNVCKVFAAKPYEAPVTAALPEFRTEVSHPFQCTRVDFAGPLKYKVNKREEKAYVLVFTCATSRAIHLELTRTQSAEEFQRKLNAFITRRTRPQVIISDNAATFKATATWIQKIRKSKRLQDFFARQEIKWQFNLAKSPWWGGMYGRLIREVMKTLYKTLGATHLTFEQLEAVVIHIEKHLNNRPLTYVESNEGEPETLTPNVIMWGQNAYEFADIEIEEEEVTKLYRRLNNAREHAWRRWQREYINSLMESHRINRGKQHIPEIGEIVLVVGEQKNRGEWMKGRVIRHVKGRDGVVRGVILLHKGNHIQRPLQLVCPLEIKCSQGEIAEIVMQAQVGGRTMKRRSASKKAEVKIRQIVTDE; encoded by the exons ATGGAGAATTGTGAGTGGTACGAGGGACCTCAATGGTTGCTGAGAAAGGAAGACTGGCCTGAACAACCAAACATCAGTTGTAGCTCAAAATCCCAAGGGGAAGAGAGACCGGTGAAAGAAATTGTGGCCTACTCTAACGAACAAAAGACAGACGAATGGGACGAGCTGCTAGCGCGCAGACCGTATTGGAAGGTTCTGAGAATAACAGCATGGGTCCTCCGGTTCAAAGCCAACACCTTGTGGAAGTCACAAAAGGCGAAGAAGGTCTCAGGACCATTACATACAGCAGAGCTTAAGGCCGCAAGAGATTATTGGGTGAGGAAGCTGCAGCGAAGCGTTTCAGAAAACATGGAAAGGCCTGGTTGGAAACTGGTGAAAGAAGAGAAATCCGGTATCCTGAA ATGGGCCGTTCGTGCGGAAGCTTATCCAACATGTCCACACTCAAGTGAAACATTTGGCGTAGCCAACACATTGGCAGCATTGCGAGAGGAGTGGTGGATACCGCGACTTCGCGCACTGGTAAAGAAGCTTATACGACGGTGCAACGTGTGCAAAGTGTTTGCTGCCAAGCCATATGAAGCACCAGTAACAGCCGCGTTGCCAGAATTTCGCACAGAGGTCAGTCACCCCTTCCAGTGCACACGTGTAGACTTTGCAGGGCCATTGAAGTATAAAGTAAACAAGAGAGAAGAGAAAGCTTACGTACTGGTGTTCACATGTGCGACATCCAGGGCGATACACCTGGAGTTGACCAGAACGCAATCAGCTGAAGAATTTCAGAGGAAGCTTAACGCCTTTATAACCCGGCGAACGAGACCACAGGTGATCATTTCCGATAATGCAGCGACGTTCAAGGCGACAGCAACATGGATTCAGAAGATAAGAAAGAGCAAAAGGCTGCAAGACTTCTTCGCCAGGCAAGAGATTAAGTGGCAGTTCAACCTCGCCAAGTCGCCATGGTGGGGAGGGATGTATGGGCGGCTAATAAGAGAAGTGATGAAGACCCTTTACAAGACTCTCGGGGCTACGCACCTCACCTTTGAGCAGTTGGAGGCTGTCGTCATCCATATCGAGAAACATCTTAACAACCGACCACTAACATATGTCGAGAGCAACGAAGGGGAGCCGGAAACATTAACGCCAAACGTGATCATGTGGGGGCAAAATGCATACGAGTTTGCAGACATCGAGATTGAGGAAGAAGAGGTCACCAAGCTATACAGACGACTGAACAACGCCAGAGAACACGCATGGCGCCGTTGGCAAAGGGAGTACATTAACAGTTTGATGGAGAGTCACAGGATAAACCGCGGGAAGCAACACATTCCTGAGATTGGAGAAATCGTTCTTGTTGTGGGAGAGCAGAAGAACAGGGGGGAGTGGATGAAAGGAAGAGTGATCCGTCACGTGAAGGGAAGAGACGGCGTGGTACGGGGAGTGATTTTGTTGCATAAAGGAAACCACATTCAACGACCCCTCCAACTGGTGTGCCCcctggaaataaaatgctcaCAAGGCGAGATTGCAGAGATTGTGATGCAAGCTCAAGTGGGAGGCAGAACCATGAAACGACGAAGTGCATCAAAGAAGGCTGAAGTTAAGATACGACAGATCGTTACAGACGAATGA